The proteins below come from a single Tenuifilum thalassicum genomic window:
- the ppk1 gene encoding polyphosphate kinase 1, translated as MQNSTNKIPLVNRELSWLEFNGRVLQEAECENVPLIERLRFLGIFSNNLDEFFRVRVATLRRMILVEKGAKKIIGENPRKIHEKIQRKVLEFQNRFDSIFSKIIDELKSQNIYLVNEQQLNPKQVEYLYDYFDNTIAEYIEPVILKRNRRFPILVDQSIYLAVKLSSSAKPNLKEFALIEIPTKYISRFVILPEEDSKKTIILLDDVIRLCLSRIFKILPYDRFEAYTIKITRDAELDVDNDISESLIEKITKALENRQKGDPVRFVYDKDIPTDLLNFIVRGLNLDDLDNIIPGSRYHNFKDFINFPNFGLSELVNQPLNPIPYPKLDESLLVTDIIAKQDILLHYPYHSFKYYIRMLREAALDPAVKSISITLYRVATESRVVHALINAAQNGKKVTAVVELRARFDEHANIYWSKKMQEAGINVIFGVPGLKVHSKMTLIKRKENQAYKKYAVVSTGNFHEGNANSYTDLNLFTADSRITTEIEKVFTFLEYNYKTYPFKHLLVSPFNLRCKLYALIDEEVKNAETGKPAYIYCKLNNLVDEEIISKLYKASQAGVIIKLVVRGTCALVPGLKGISDNIEVYSIVDRYLEHSRFIIFANGGNEICYISSADWMTRNFDYRVEVATPIYSKQLINEIKTIMDFTLHDNVKARLVNSGICNEFKPKKEDEKEFRSQLELYKYYNQECKE; from the coding sequence ATGCAAAATTCTACTAATAAGATACCATTAGTTAATAGGGAGTTGAGCTGGTTGGAGTTCAATGGGAGGGTTTTACAAGAAGCCGAATGTGAAAATGTTCCCTTGATTGAACGCCTTAGGTTTTTAGGTATTTTCTCAAATAACCTTGATGAGTTTTTTAGGGTTAGAGTAGCAACCCTTAGAAGAATGATTCTTGTTGAAAAGGGGGCGAAAAAGATTATTGGTGAAAATCCTAGGAAAATACACGAAAAAATTCAACGGAAAGTTCTTGAGTTTCAAAACAGATTTGACTCTATTTTCTCCAAAATAATAGATGAACTTAAATCGCAAAACATCTATCTGGTTAATGAGCAACAGCTTAACCCAAAACAGGTTGAGTATCTGTATGATTATTTTGATAATACTATTGCAGAATATATTGAGCCTGTAATTCTTAAACGCAACCGCAGGTTCCCAATTCTTGTTGATCAATCTATTTATTTAGCCGTTAAACTTTCAAGTTCTGCTAAGCCTAATTTAAAAGAGTTTGCATTAATAGAAATACCAACCAAATACATCAGCCGTTTTGTTATCCTGCCAGAGGAGGACAGCAAAAAAACGATTATCCTTTTAGATGATGTGATTAGACTTTGTTTGTCGAGAATATTTAAGATATTACCTTACGACAGGTTTGAAGCGTATACAATAAAAATAACTAGAGATGCAGAGCTTGATGTTGATAACGACATTTCGGAAAGTTTAATAGAGAAAATTACCAAAGCCTTAGAAAATAGACAAAAGGGCGATCCAGTTCGATTCGTATACGATAAGGATATTCCAACCGATTTATTAAACTTTATTGTCCGAGGACTAAATCTCGATGACCTTGATAATATAATTCCAGGAAGTCGTTACCATAACTTTAAAGACTTTATCAATTTTCCCAATTTTGGTTTATCCGAACTTGTTAACCAACCTTTAAATCCCATTCCATATCCAAAACTCGATGAATCTCTTTTAGTAACGGATATAATCGCAAAACAGGATATTTTATTGCATTATCCTTATCATAGTTTTAAGTACTATATTCGAATGCTTCGGGAGGCCGCACTAGACCCTGCAGTAAAATCAATCAGCATTACCTTATATCGTGTTGCGACAGAATCAAGGGTTGTTCATGCTCTTATTAATGCTGCTCAAAACGGAAAAAAGGTTACAGCCGTGGTGGAACTAAGGGCACGTTTCGATGAGCATGCAAATATTTACTGGTCTAAAAAGATGCAGGAAGCAGGGATAAATGTAATTTTTGGTGTTCCTGGCCTTAAGGTTCATAGTAAGATGACCCTTATTAAAAGAAAGGAGAATCAGGCTTATAAAAAGTATGCTGTAGTTAGTACAGGAAACTTTCATGAGGGAAATGCCAATAGTTATACCGATCTGAACCTTTTTACTGCTGATTCTAGAATTACTACTGAGATAGAGAAAGTTTTCACTTTTCTTGAATATAACTACAAGACTTATCCATTTAAGCATCTACTTGTATCGCCATTTAATTTGCGTTGCAAGCTATATGCTTTGATTGATGAGGAGGTTAAAAATGCTGAAACAGGTAAACCTGCTTATATCTATTGTAAGCTAAATAATCTTGTTGATGAGGAAATTATCTCAAAGCTCTATAAAGCTAGTCAGGCAGGTGTCATTATAAAACTGGTGGTTAGAGGAACGTGTGCGCTTGTCCCTGGTTTAAAGGGGATTAGCGATAATATTGAGGTTTATAGCATAGTCGATCGTTACTTGGAACATTCTCGATTTATTATTTTTGCAAATGGCGGGAATGAAATTTGCTACATTAGTTCCGCCGATTGGATGACTCGAAACTTTGATTATAGGGTTGAGGTGGCCACACCTATTTATAGTAAGCAACTTATTAATGAGATTAAAACGATAATGGATTTTACTCTACACGATAATGTTAAGGCTAGATTAGTAAATTCAGGAATTTGTAACGAGTTCAAACCGAAAAAAGAGGACGAAAAAGAATTTAGGTCACAGCTAGAATTGTATAAGTATTACAATCAGGAATGTAAGGAATAG
- a CDS encoding Ppx/GppA phosphatase family protein — MRVLKFAAIDIGSNAARLLLSNVVEDGEDVIFKKSSLVRVPIRLGEDAFSKGYISELRSEKLVKTMIAFKNLMEVNDVVMYKACATSAMRSSSNSNELVERVKEIADIDIEIIDGRREAEIIFANGVAELLDGNSSYMYVDVGGGSTELTLFEDGKAKAASSFNIGTIRMLKKTIGKSDFDSLKEWVKKNIDKSAKPKIIGSGGNINKLYKMAKKTNLEPLSNKEIKNLYEFISSYTLEDRIKILGLNPDRADVIIPATKIFLKLMKWSGAKEIIVPTIGISDGIVRTLYRDFKNSSK, encoded by the coding sequence ATGAGGGTTTTAAAGTTTGCTGCAATTGATATTGGCTCTAACGCTGCTAGGTTACTACTTTCTAATGTTGTTGAGGATGGTGAGGATGTAATTTTTAAAAAATCATCATTGGTTAGAGTACCCATTAGGCTGGGTGAGGATGCCTTTAGCAAAGGCTACATCTCTGAGTTACGTTCCGAAAAGCTAGTTAAAACAATGATTGCCTTCAAAAACTTGATGGAGGTAAATGATGTTGTTATGTATAAGGCCTGTGCGACTTCGGCTATGCGTTCAAGTTCTAATTCTAATGAGCTAGTTGAGAGAGTTAAAGAGATTGCTGACATTGATATTGAAATTATTGATGGAAGGCGCGAGGCCGAAATTATCTTTGCAAATGGAGTGGCTGAACTTTTAGATGGTAACAGCTCTTACATGTATGTTGATGTTGGTGGTGGTAGCACTGAACTCACTCTTTTTGAAGATGGAAAGGCTAAAGCAGCAAGTTCCTTTAATATCGGAACTATCCGTATGCTTAAAAAAACAATAGGGAAAAGTGATTTTGATTCTTTAAAAGAGTGGGTTAAGAAAAATATAGATAAGTCAGCTAAGCCTAAAATAATTGGTTCCGGAGGAAATATCAATAAGCTCTATAAAATGGCCAAAAAAACTAATCTTGAGCCACTATCAAATAAAGAAATTAAAAATTTATATGAGTTTATAAGTAGTTATACTCTTGAGGACCGAATAAAGATTTTAGGATTAAATCCTGATAGGGCCGATGTTATAATTCCTGCTACTAAAATCTTTCTAAAGCTTATGAAATGGTCGGGTGCTAAAGAAATAATTGTACCCACCATAGGAATTTCCGATGGTATAGTACGGACACTTTATCGCGATTTTAAGAATAGCTCTAAGTAG
- the mtaB gene encoding tRNA (N(6)-L-threonylcarbamoyladenosine(37)-C(2))-methylthiotransferase MtaB, which produces MEKGKKRVAFYTLGCKLNFSETSTIARQFAEMGYERVSADSEADVYVINTCSVTEHADKKCRQAIRKFITKSPNAKVAVVGCYAQLKPDEIAEIDGVDFVLGTADKFNLPYVIRDENDKENVKVYSCDIDTVSDFFPAYSTGDRTRSFLKVQDGCDYHCSYCTIPLARGKSRNMPIEKIIEQAEAIARQNVKEIILTGVNTGDFGKSTGETFLQLIQRLDRVQGIERFRISSIEPNLITPEIVDFVASSKKFLPHFHIPLQSGSNRILGLMRRRYRRELFAERIDMIRSKIPDAFFGVDVIVGFPGETDDDFIDAYRFIEQVEPSFLHIFPYSVRPNTPAAGYEGKVDAKVLKQRVTKLTELSDSLHENFYLKHLGQVRKVLVESSRKGELMFGFTDNYIKVGIPYDRSLAGKILDVKLVSLNSKGFVEGQIKNVKKNNH; this is translated from the coding sequence ATGGAAAAGGGGAAAAAGCGTGTAGCTTTTTACACGTTGGGCTGCAAGCTTAATTTTTCGGAGACATCAACCATTGCACGTCAATTTGCTGAGATGGGCTATGAGCGTGTTTCAGCTGATTCTGAAGCCGATGTTTATGTGATAAATACCTGTTCGGTTACCGAGCATGCCGATAAAAAATGCCGTCAAGCTATTCGTAAGTTTATTACAAAATCGCCTAATGCCAAGGTTGCAGTTGTAGGATGTTATGCTCAGCTTAAGCCAGATGAAATTGCTGAGATTGATGGAGTTGATTTTGTTTTGGGTACAGCCGATAAATTCAATTTGCCCTATGTTATCAGGGATGAAAACGATAAGGAAAATGTAAAGGTTTATAGCTGCGATATCGATACGGTAAGTGATTTCTTCCCGGCCTACTCAACTGGCGATAGGACACGTTCATTCCTCAAAGTTCAGGATGGATGCGATTACCATTGCAGCTACTGTACTATTCCTCTAGCTCGTGGGAAAAGCCGCAACATGCCGATAGAAAAGATTATTGAGCAAGCCGAAGCTATTGCACGACAGAACGTGAAGGAGATTATTCTTACTGGTGTAAATACTGGCGACTTTGGGAAATCAACTGGCGAAACATTCTTGCAGCTTATTCAACGGCTCGATAGGGTTCAGGGAATTGAGCGCTTTAGGATCTCATCCATTGAGCCCAACTTGATAACTCCCGAAATTGTAGACTTTGTTGCTAGCTCCAAAAAGTTTTTACCGCATTTTCATATACCTCTCCAATCGGGTTCGAATAGAATATTGGGATTAATGCGTAGGCGTTATCGTCGTGAACTCTTTGCAGAGCGGATCGATATGATTAGAAGTAAGATTCCCGATGCTTTTTTCGGTGTTGACGTAATTGTAGGATTTCCAGGCGAAACCGATGATGATTTTATTGATGCATATCGATTTATTGAGCAGGTTGAACCATCATTTTTACATATTTTCCCTTATTCCGTAAGGCCTAATACTCCTGCTGCAGGTTATGAAGGTAAGGTAGATGCCAAGGTTCTTAAACAGCGTGTAACAAAATTGACTGAACTTTCCGATTCGTTACATGAAAATTTCTATTTGAAGCACCTTGGACAGGTTCGCAAGGTACTGGTTGAATCGAGTCGTAAGGGTGAGCTAATGTTTGGTTTTACGGATAATTATATAAAGGTTGGCATCCCTTACGATAGAAGCCTTGCTGGTAAAATCCTTGATGTAAAACTGGTAAGTTTAAACTCCAAAGGATTTGTCGAAGGTCAAATTAAAAACGTTAAAAAAAATAACCACTGA
- a CDS encoding insulinase family protein: protein MKKRIFSILFLAALATLWACKLKPSYEVGKVYHGFKLVKKEFVKEVNADCLYFIHEKSGAHLFKIAADDNNKLFNIAFKTVPENDFGTPHIMEHSVLNGSKNFPVKSPFDVLRKGSLNTFLNAMTGADITTYPVASMNNKDYFNLMHVYLDAVFNPLLKEDPRILKQEGWHYELDSINGELRYNGVVYNEMKGAYSSPTRELGYQINKILFPDNTYGVESGGYPTAIPGLTQEYFVAFHNKFYHPSNSYILLYGNADLDKELEFIDKEYLSKYDRLDEKIEIPLQKPFEAKKYAEKPYPVPEGSSLKDKTYLSMSYVIGESTDMELGLALDIITDALVNNETAPLRLALQEAGIGKDVNAWVNDYKQNVLTIRVQNANLEDKDRFDKIVTETLQKVVDEGFDKETIDGIVNRLEFRLREGNSSQKGLMYLWQNYKGWFFADDPYLGLKFEEPLAAVKDGIKNGLLQKIIKEQILNNPHALLLVLKPQPGLEKVITQKIKKELADYKASLSKEELEKLVEETKALKEFQKSEDSPEALAKMPMLKLSDISPDVEWYNLEEKKVDNVPVLYHPDFTNDILYTNLYFDLRVLPQELIPYAQLLNQVIGLLNTKNYSYGDLDNALNINTGGFYTSISSFQKDYSDDNLIPKFVVTSKAFTEKGDTLFKLISEILINTKYDDVDRLKSVLARQQSRIDARIKNNGMGVALTRLSSYYNKSGVFNEQIQGLEYYNFLTDLTTNFDSKHQEISEKLAETAKLLFNKSNLIAAVTCSDEQFETFENGLKILNSTLPNNEVKLQTWNLVPTIKNEGLMAASKVQFVTKGYDFKKLGYKWSGKMRVLSQILSTDYLQTQIRVIGGAYGGFCGFSQSGNVYFASYRDPNLKSTLENFDKTPEFLDSLEVSDDEMTRYIIGTVAKMEYPTTPSQRGSIAISRYFYNITPQMLKQEKEEVLSTTVEDIKSMKPIVNDILSQNAYCVFGNTQKIKENKDLFKSILNVTK, encoded by the coding sequence ATGAAAAAAAGAATCTTTTCAATTCTGTTCTTGGCTGCCCTAGCCACGCTTTGGGCATGTAAATTAAAACCCAGCTACGAAGTTGGTAAAGTTTACCATGGTTTTAAGCTAGTTAAAAAAGAATTCGTAAAGGAAGTTAACGCAGACTGCCTTTACTTTATTCACGAAAAGAGCGGGGCACATCTTTTTAAGATTGCAGCCGACGACAACAACAAACTCTTTAACATTGCATTTAAGACTGTTCCAGAGAATGATTTTGGTACGCCTCACATCATGGAGCACTCTGTATTAAATGGCTCAAAAAATTTCCCTGTAAAAAGTCCATTCGATGTTCTTCGCAAGGGTTCGTTAAATACCTTCCTTAATGCAATGACTGGAGCAGACATAACCACCTACCCTGTTGCCAGCATGAATAATAAGGACTACTTCAACCTTATGCACGTATATCTTGATGCCGTTTTCAATCCACTTCTTAAAGAAGATCCCAGAATTTTAAAGCAGGAAGGATGGCACTACGAATTGGATAGCATTAACGGAGAACTCCGGTACAATGGTGTAGTTTACAACGAGATGAAAGGTGCCTATTCAAGTCCAACACGTGAATTAGGCTACCAGATAAACAAAATATTATTCCCGGACAACACGTATGGTGTAGAATCGGGAGGTTATCCTACCGCAATTCCAGGCTTAACACAAGAATACTTTGTTGCCTTTCACAATAAGTTTTATCACCCATCAAACAGCTATATCCTACTATACGGAAATGCTGACCTAGATAAAGAACTTGAATTCATCGATAAAGAGTACTTATCGAAATATGATAGGCTAGACGAAAAGATTGAGATACCATTACAAAAGCCATTTGAGGCTAAAAAGTATGCCGAAAAACCATATCCAGTTCCTGAAGGGTCGAGCCTTAAAGATAAAACCTACCTGAGCATGAGCTATGTAATAGGCGAAAGCACAGATATGGAACTTGGCTTAGCTTTAGATATAATCACCGATGCGTTAGTTAACAATGAAACTGCTCCCTTACGTCTAGCCCTTCAAGAGGCAGGAATAGGAAAAGATGTGAATGCATGGGTTAACGATTACAAGCAAAATGTACTAACCATAAGAGTTCAAAATGCAAATCTTGAAGATAAAGATAGATTTGATAAAATTGTAACTGAGACACTCCAAAAAGTTGTCGATGAAGGATTTGATAAAGAAACAATTGATGGTATAGTTAACCGCCTTGAATTCAGACTTAGAGAAGGTAACTCCTCTCAGAAAGGTCTAATGTATTTATGGCAAAACTATAAAGGCTGGTTCTTTGCCGATGATCCTTATTTGGGACTAAAGTTTGAGGAGCCACTTGCTGCAGTGAAAGATGGAATAAAGAATGGTTTACTGCAAAAAATTATCAAGGAACAAATTCTTAATAATCCTCACGCCTTACTACTAGTATTAAAACCTCAACCCGGATTAGAAAAAGTTATTACCCAAAAGATTAAGAAGGAACTAGCTGATTATAAGGCCAGCCTAAGTAAAGAGGAACTAGAAAAACTTGTAGAGGAGACTAAGGCATTAAAAGAATTTCAAAAATCGGAAGATTCACCAGAAGCATTAGCAAAAATGCCAATGCTTAAACTATCAGACATTAGCCCTGATGTGGAATGGTACAATTTAGAAGAGAAAAAAGTTGATAATGTTCCTGTACTTTACCACCCCGACTTCACAAATGACATACTTTACACCAACCTTTATTTTGATTTAAGAGTTCTCCCTCAAGAGCTCATTCCTTACGCACAGCTTCTAAACCAAGTAATTGGACTGCTGAACACAAAGAATTATAGCTATGGCGATTTAGATAATGCATTGAACATTAACACGGGTGGTTTTTACACAAGCATTTCATCATTTCAAAAAGACTACTCCGACGACAATCTTATACCAAAGTTTGTAGTTACTTCCAAAGCCTTTACTGAGAAAGGTGATACACTATTTAAGCTGATTTCCGAAATTCTAATCAACACAAAATACGATGATGTCGATAGGCTTAAATCAGTATTAGCTCGTCAACAATCGAGAATAGATGCAAGAATAAAAAATAATGGAATGGGAGTTGCGCTTACCAGGTTAAGCTCCTACTACAACAAATCTGGTGTATTCAATGAGCAAATTCAAGGATTGGAATACTACAATTTCCTTACTGACCTAACTACAAACTTTGATTCTAAACATCAAGAAATTAGCGAGAAACTTGCCGAAACAGCTAAACTTTTATTCAACAAAAGTAACCTGATTGCTGCAGTTACCTGCTCCGATGAGCAATTTGAAACCTTTGAGAATGGTCTTAAGATACTAAACTCAACCTTGCCTAACAATGAAGTTAAGCTGCAAACATGGAACTTGGTTCCAACCATTAAGAATGAAGGATTAATGGCAGCATCAAAAGTACAATTTGTAACCAAAGGATACGACTTTAAAAAGCTAGGTTACAAATGGTCTGGCAAGATGAGAGTTTTAAGCCAAATACTCTCAACCGATTATCTACAAACTCAAATCAGAGTTATTGGTGGTGCATACGGTGGATTCTGTGGATTCTCGCAATCGGGCAATGTATATTTTGCATCATATCGTGATCCTAATCTAAAATCAACCCTCGAAAACTTCGACAAAACCCCTGAATTCCTAGATAGCCTTGAGGTTTCAGACGATGAAATGACTCGTTATATTATTGGAACAGTGGCTAAAATGGAATACCCAACCACCCCATCGCAACGAGGCTCTATTGCTATTAGCCGATACTTTTATAACATAACCCCACAAATGCTAAAACAAGAAAAGGAAGAAGTTCTTTCAACTACTGTTGAAGATATTAAGAGCATGAAACCTATTGTTAACGATATTCTTTCGCAAAATGCCTACTGCGTATTTGGTAATACACAAAAAATCAAGGAGAATAAAGATTTATTCAAATCAATTCTCAATGTAACCAAATAG
- a CDS encoding caspase family protein, with translation MRKNFLRFAIMALFIAFMASCSKDDDQLVQKPEEPQWTVRPDFATLDTRPQSVIEQFTITDKDTKPVKLDENAPKGRKYAIVIGISDYYGSSSDLQYCDDDAIDWYYRLRAEGYTVYYLLNGNATKENIELYVNWLASVSTYGNEIAFCYSGHGSNGNIISADLYYISSSWFRTKFYNSTSNKMMFCFDACQIGAMKSALAKSGRVIAVASSSNTYSYDGDPYMNNGVFTYYMMYGFDNIGYKYLEPDCQYAVNQMYNWAYNKGLTVAPSYADYYSGNFDL, from the coding sequence ATGAGAAAAAATTTCTTGAGATTTGCCATTATGGCATTGTTTATTGCTTTTATGGCAAGCTGTTCAAAAGATGATGATCAACTTGTACAAAAGCCAGAAGAACCACAATGGACTGTACGTCCCGATTTTGCAACACTTGACACTAGGCCACAAAGTGTGATAGAGCAGTTTACAATTACCGACAAGGACACAAAGCCAGTTAAGCTCGATGAAAACGCACCTAAAGGCCGCAAATATGCCATAGTAATAGGAATATCAGACTATTACGGCTCGTCATCAGACCTTCAGTATTGCGACGATGATGCTATTGACTGGTATTATCGACTACGAGCAGAGGGTTACACAGTTTACTATCTTTTAAACGGAAATGCGACAAAAGAAAATATAGAACTCTATGTTAACTGGCTTGCTAGCGTTTCTACTTACGGTAATGAGATTGCATTCTGCTATTCGGGACATGGAAGCAATGGTAACATAATATCAGCTGACCTATACTACATAAGTAGCTCGTGGTTCAGAACAAAGTTCTATAATTCTACAAGTAACAAAATGATGTTCTGCTTTGACGCTTGCCAAATTGGTGCAATGAAATCGGCTTTAGCAAAAAGTGGACGAGTAATAGCTGTTGCATCAAGCTCAAACACCTACTCATACGATGGTGACCCATACATGAACAATGGTGTATTTACATACTATATGATGTATGGATTTGATAACATAGGTTATAAATATCTAGAGCCCGATTGCCAATACGCTGTTAATCAGATGTACAACTGGGCATACAATAAAGGTCTAACTGTAGCACCATCATACGCAGATTACTATAGCGGAAACTTCGATTTATAA
- a CDS encoding type IX secretion system plug protein: MYIKHFRYLHISISILLIIAQIYCYGNNNLNRKIVFKKDKSLTNITSDNIKSVKIYKTGFELNQPIIELGSEEKITLEFDDISADSEQYEYTVIHCNYNWEPTGLSFMEFAEGFEFNPIYDYSYSSGTLIQYRHFSLELPNSEIKFKISGNYIIKIVKQGNHEGLVLQQRFKIHEPLVKINMSIRQPVSPNIQKTHQQLELNINTSAIGRIDPNNDIKVLVQQNNQSYNQLLFDTPLWVDGNTLIYSNATTPTIEGGNEYRQINLKSFHYQSSKIIRMLKYDGVYQTILASDYIVKSYRYIETQDINGKYLIKCDDVTNSKVEADYSWVYFTLSTEQMFDGDIYLFGELTGWEINPKYKLNFNPQNQSYEAKLLLKQGFYNYKYVFVSRDPENLDFNRIESSFFDTENSYTTYVYYKSPGVRYWRLVGVKGVSSRFKE, encoded by the coding sequence ATGTATATCAAACATTTCAGATATTTACATATTTCTATATCTATATTGTTGATTATAGCTCAAATCTATTGTTATGGCAATAACAATTTAAATCGGAAAATTGTTTTTAAAAAAGATAAAAGTTTAACAAATATCACTTCCGATAACATTAAATCGGTTAAAATCTACAAAACAGGTTTTGAACTTAACCAACCAATTATTGAGCTTGGTAGTGAGGAAAAAATTACACTAGAGTTTGATGATATTTCTGCCGATTCGGAGCAGTATGAATATACTGTAATTCATTGTAACTACAACTGGGAACCAACAGGTTTGTCGTTTATGGAATTCGCCGAAGGGTTTGAATTCAATCCTATATATGATTATTCCTACTCTTCGGGAACACTAATACAATATCGACATTTTTCTTTGGAACTACCTAACAGCGAAATCAAATTTAAAATTTCTGGAAATTATATAATAAAGATAGTTAAACAAGGAAACCATGAGGGTTTAGTTCTACAACAAAGGTTTAAAATCCATGAGCCACTTGTCAAAATTAACATGAGCATTAGGCAACCAGTATCTCCTAATATTCAAAAAACGCACCAACAGCTAGAACTTAACATAAACACCTCTGCAATTGGTAGAATTGATCCTAATAACGATATAAAAGTACTTGTGCAGCAAAACAACCAAAGCTATAACCAGCTATTATTTGACACCCCTCTTTGGGTTGATGGGAATACCTTAATTTACAGCAACGCTACAACACCTACCATAGAAGGAGGGAATGAATACAGGCAGATAAATCTGAAGTCGTTCCATTACCAATCATCTAAAATTATAAGAATGCTTAAGTACGATGGTGTTTACCAAACCATACTAGCCTCGGATTACATTGTGAAAAGTTACAGGTATATTGAAACCCAGGATATAAATGGAAAGTACCTAATCAAATGCGATGATGTAACCAATAGCAAGGTTGAAGCTGATTATTCTTGGGTTTATTTTACCTTAAGTACCGAGCAGATGTTTGATGGCGATATTTACCTTTTTGGTGAATTAACAGGCTGGGAAATTAACCCCAAATATAAACTAAACTTCAACCCTCAGAATCAGAGTTACGAGGCAAAACTGCTACTCAAACAAGGCTTCTATAACTACAAGTATGTTTTTGTTTCAAGAGACCCAGAAAACCTTGACTTTAACAGAATTGAATCGAGTTTTTTTGATACAGAAAACAGTTACACTACCTATGTTTACTACAAATCACCAGGGGTAAGGTACTGGCGACTTGTAGGTGTTAAAGGGGTAAGCAGCAGGTTTAAAGAATAG
- a CDS encoding Na(+)-translocating NADH-quinone reductase subunit A codes for MSKVIKIKRGLNIPLKGSAEKVLVRLDKAEYYGVKPIDFPGLVPKLDVKVGDRVKAGSPLFHDKYNPEIVFTSPINGEVVEVRRGERRTILEVVVKTENGETEYEEFGAASPDSLSRDDVVEKLLKSGLWPYIKQRPYGIVANPNDNPKAIFISCFDTSPLAPDLDFAVQGEEEAFQVGIDALRKLTTGAIHLGLNADYPPANAFLKAKGVEHHYFTGPHPAGNVGIQIHHIDPIAKGEVVWTINPLDVIIIGRLFLKGIYDATKVIALAGSEVIKPRYYKLISGANIDSVVKDNINTDTDVRIISGNVLTGTRVDKNGFVGFYDNMISVIPEGNKYEFMGWIAPGVNKHSASRTFLSKLIPGKKFRLNTNMHGGHRAYVLTGQYEKVLPMDIYPVHLIKAILANDIDKMEQLGIYEVVEEDMALCEYVCASKTEVQAILRNGINTMIKELS; via the coding sequence ATGTCAAAGGTGATTAAAATCAAACGAGGATTGAACATCCCCTTAAAGGGTTCAGCCGAGAAGGTGTTAGTCCGGCTCGATAAGGCTGAATATTATGGGGTTAAGCCAATCGATTTTCCTGGGCTTGTTCCTAAACTCGACGTAAAAGTTGGAGATAGGGTTAAAGCAGGCTCTCCATTATTTCACGACAAATACAATCCCGAAATCGTTTTTACTTCGCCTATCAATGGCGAGGTTGTTGAGGTGCGTCGTGGCGAGCGAAGAACGATACTAGAGGTTGTAGTTAAAACCGAAAATGGGGAAACCGAGTATGAGGAGTTTGGTGCTGCGTCGCCCGATTCTTTAAGTCGCGACGATGTGGTTGAAAAGTTACTAAAGTCTGGCTTATGGCCTTACATTAAACAAAGACCCTATGGTATTGTCGCTAACCCAAACGACAATCCAAAAGCCATTTTTATTTCTTGTTTCGATACTTCGCCTTTGGCGCCAGACCTTGACTTTGCTGTTCAAGGCGAAGAGGAAGCATTTCAGGTTGGTATCGATGCTTTGCGAAAGCTAACCACTGGAGCAATTCATTTGGGGTTAAATGCCGATTACCCCCCAGCTAATGCCTTTTTAAAGGCTAAAGGTGTTGAACACCACTATTTTACAGGTCCACACCCTGCAGGTAATGTGGGCATTCAAATTCATCATATCGATCCAATTGCTAAGGGTGAAGTGGTTTGGACCATAAATCCGCTTGACGTTATTATTATCGGTCGCCTTTTCCTTAAAGGTATATATGACGCAACTAAGGTTATAGCACTTGCAGGTTCTGAGGTTATTAAACCAAGGTACTATAAGCTCATTTCTGGTGCAAATATCGATTCGGTTGTTAAAGATAATATCAACACCGATACCGATGTGCGTATTATTAGTGGGAATGTACTAACTGGTACTCGTGTTGATAAGAATGGGTTTGTAGGATTCTACGACAATATGATATCAGTTATACCTGAAGGAAACAAATACGAGTTCATGGGCTGGATTGCTCCAGGTGTGAATAAGCATAGCGCTTCGCGTACATTCCTTTCTAAACTTATTCCTGGGAAAAAGTTCAGGCTCAATACAAACATGCATGGTGGTCATCGTGCCTATGTGTTAACAGGTCAGTACGAAAAAGTACTACCAATGGATATCTATCCTGTTCATCTAATTAAGGCAATTCTTGCCAATGATATCGATAAGATGGAACAACTAGGTATTTATGAGGTTGTTGAGGAAGATATGGCCCTATGCGAGTATGTTTGTGCTTCAAAAACCGAGGTACAAGCCATTTTGCGCAATGGTATTAATACGATGATTAAGGAGTTAAGTTAA